The Pseudonocardia sp. EC080619-01 genome segment GTGACCGGGATCGTGCAGGGCGTCGGCTTCCGACCGTTTGTGTACCGGGCGGCGACCGGTCTGGGGCTGTCCGGCTTCGTCGGTAACGACGAACGCGGGGTGCTGATCGAGGCCGAAGGCCCCGCAGGCGCCTTGGACGAGCTACTGCGCCTGTTGCGCGAACAGGCTCCACCGCTGGCAGTGGTGGGCGGGGTGCTGGCCAGGTCCGTGCCGCCGCGCGGCGGCACCGGGTTCACGATCGCGGCCAGCACCGCGGCGGTCGGCTCGGCTGCCACCCTCATCTCGCCGGACACCGCGACGTGCTCGCACGGTCGGGTGTGGTCGCACTCGGTCGGTGAGCTGTCGACGAGGTGTCCAGGACGACCTTCGAGCGAAAGCTGTCGTCGGATCGCGCCCGCACGGGTACCTCAAGCTTGCCCCTTCCCGCCGAGCTGCGCGAGGTGACGAGGGTGGAGGACCGGGTCGAGATCCGTCGGCTGCGCCCGTGCGGGCCTGCCGATCGAGAGAGCGCACGGCAGCTGGGCTTAGCCCGGAAGCGGACCCGGTCAGCGCCACATAGCGATCGTTCGCCGGACTACCAGCGGCAGGCTCGGAGATCGGTGGTCGACGCCGACGAGCCGAAGATCTGAGCGAGTTCCGGTGGAGCGAGTCAGCGCCTGCGCGAGTGTCCGAAGGGGTCGCGCCGTGCACGGCGGCACTGAGCAACTTGATCGTCCGGGCCTACCGCGGCGAGCTCGTTGAAGCGGCGGCGCGGCCAGACCGATTGTCGTCGTAGCTTCGATCGTAGTTATCACATATGATAAGATCTCGCAGTGGATGGCCGAGAACGTGATTCACCCACGCGGCACTCGCTCGGCGAGCTAGGGCCCGAGCTGACTGCTGTGCTCGAGTCCGCCGCCCGCCTACAGGAGATCGTGCCCGATGCGGTTCTGGTCGGTGGATCCGCGGCCGCTCTCTATGCAGGGCATCGCGATTCGTTCGATCACGACCATGTCCTCGCTGATCTGCGCGACCGGTTCGACACGGTCTTGGAGGCGATCGAGTCGGAGGACGGCTGGGTCACCAACCGTGTGAGGCCGGGGAAGATCATTTTAGGTCGGTTGGGAGACATCGAAGCGGGTGTCCGGCAGATGATCCGGGCACGCCCACTGGAGACCGCGACTGTGCAGCTGGCCTCCGGGCGCGAGCTGCGTGTCCCTACGGCCGAGGAGACGCTCCGGATCAAGGGGTTTCTGATCGTCCGCCGAAATCAGACTCGGGACTACCTGGATGTCGCAGCCCTCGCCGACCGTTACGGCATTGCCCCATCGGCCGCAGTGCTTGCCCGGCTCGATTCCTACTATCAGGACCAGCGTGGCGAGGGGCGCGGTGTGGCGGCACAGCTTGCTCGGCAACTGGCCGACCCCCGGCCCAAGGACGTCTCTGTCACCGGACAACTCGACGCGTACCGCAATCTCGCTGCCCGGTGGACCAAGTGGGAGCAGGTTCGTGAGGTATCCGGGGAGATAGCCGCCGAGATGGCTGAAGGTGAGGTGTGACGTAGTGACCCTGTCCTTTCGGAACCTGACGGTCGACCCGTCCGATCCGGTACGTGACTGGCCGACCGAGGCAGTGCAGGCAGCCCTCGAACGGGGTGATCTCGGCCATTGGCAACGGCTCAGCGCCGAGATCCGGCAGGAGCCGTGGGGCCGGACCGCCCGTCAGGTGGAGGAGGTTCTCACCCACTCGCGGCCCTACGGCGTCGCCGAGCTCATGGAACGTGTGATCGCTCGGGCGCGCGATCGCGCGGTAGCCGCCGAACGCGAGACCGTAGCCGCCGAGGTTCGTCGCGCCATCGAACGAGCGAACATGACCCGCGCCCAGCTCGCCGCACTGCTCGGCACCTCGGCGTCGCGGCTGTCCACCTATGCCAGCGGCCGCGTCACACCGTCGGCGACGTTCATGGTTCGCCTGCGTCGCACCCTCGACTCTGGGTGACCGGTCGCGCGACACGACTCGGGCGGGCGGACCTCGACGACGGTGAGGTGGCGGCCAGTCCGTTGGGGGAGGGAAGCCAGGGCCGGTCGGCCCCGGCATGCCCCGTCAGCCGGGCAGGTGGGCTCCGGTCATCAGTTCGGCCAGGTCGTCCGGCCGCAGGAACGACGGCGGGGGTGGCGGCCCCCAGGAGAACAGCCCCTTGGCCCCCTCCAGGGTCTCCGGCGTCCACAGCTGGTCGTCGATGACGGAGTCCATGTCGGAGTAGTACTCGGAGAAGTTCCCGGCCGGGTCCTTGAGGTACCAGAAGAAGTTCGACCCGGCGTGGTGGCGGCCGAGGCCCCACACGTGCCGGTCGGGGTCGGCCTCCAGCATCGCGGCCGCGCCGCGGCCGACGTCGTCGACGTCGTCGACCTGCCACGAGGTGTGGTGCAGGAAGCTGACCGGCGCGTTCATCGCGAGCACGTTGTGGTGGTCGGTGGAGCAGCGCATGAACGCCCCGGCGCCGGCGACGCGGTCGGAGAGCTTGAACCCGATGCCGTCGAGGAAGAAACGCTCGGTGGTGGCGATGTCGGTGCTGCCGAGCACGACGTGGCCCAGCTTGCGCGGGCGGACCCGGTCGTCGCGCAGGACTCCCGGCGCGCGGGCGCCGGCGCGCTCGATGCGGCCGGGCCCGTTGTACGGCGTCGGGGCCACCTCGGGCTGCACGATCCGCGGGGTGACGGCGACCTGGACGTCGACCCCGCTGGCGGGCTCGGTGGTGTGCAGGCGGTCGCCGTCGCGGGTCGAGAACACCCCCATCGACGCCAGCCCGGCGGCGGCGCGGCCGAGGTCGTCCGGGTCGTCGGCGCCGACGGTGATCGCAACGAGCCGGCGGACGGCGGTGCGGACGAGGGTGAGCTGCTCGCCACCGTCGGTGGTGGCGAAGCGGCGCTCTTCGGAGGACCCGCCCTCGACGGGGGCCAGGCCGAAATCGGTGTAGTACTGAGCGGTGGCGTCGAGGTCGGGTACGCCGATGGTGACCGAGGCGAGGCGGTGCAGGCTCACGATGTTCTCCCGGGGACGAAGGTCTGGGTGAGGGTGCCGATGCCGGAGATCCGGCTGGTGAGGACCTCGCCCGCCTGCAGGAAGCGGGGCGGGGTCCGGCCGGCGCCGACGCCGGCGGGGGTTCCCGTGAACAGCAGGTCGCCGGGAAGCAGCGGCGTCACCGCGGACAGGCCCTCGATCAGCGCGGGGATCCCGAAGAGCAGGTCGCCGGTGGTGCC includes the following:
- a CDS encoding acylphosphatase translates to MTGIVQGVGFRPFVYRAATGLGLSGFVGNDERGVLIEAEGPAGALDELLRLLREQAPPLAVVGGVLARSVPPRGGTGFTIAASTAAVGSAATLISPDTATCSHGRVWSHSVGELSTRCPGRPSSESCRRIAPARVPQACPFPPSCAR
- a CDS encoding nucleotidyl transferase AbiEii/AbiGii toxin family protein, with the protein product MLESAARLQEIVPDAVLVGGSAAALYAGHRDSFDHDHVLADLRDRFDTVLEAIESEDGWVTNRVRPGKIILGRLGDIEAGVRQMIRARPLETATVQLASGRELRVPTAEETLRIKGFLIVRRNQTRDYLDVAALADRYGIAPSAAVLARLDSYYQDQRGEGRGVAAQLARQLADPRPKDVSVTGQLDAYRNLAARWTKWEQVREVSGEIAAEMAEGEV
- a CDS encoding multiprotein-bridging factor 1 family protein → MTLSFRNLTVDPSDPVRDWPTEAVQAALERGDLGHWQRLSAEIRQEPWGRTARQVEEVLTHSRPYGVAELMERVIARARDRAVAAERETVAAEVRRAIERANMTRAQLAALLGTSASRLSTYASGRVTPSATFMVRLRRTLDSG
- a CDS encoding VOC family protein, which translates into the protein MSLHRLASVTIGVPDLDATAQYYTDFGLAPVEGGSSEERRFATTDGGEQLTLVRTAVRRLVAITVGADDPDDLGRAAAGLASMGVFSTRDGDRLHTTEPASGVDVQVAVTPRIVQPEVAPTPYNGPGRIERAGARAPGVLRDDRVRPRKLGHVVLGSTDIATTERFFLDGIGFKLSDRVAGAGAFMRCSTDHHNVLAMNAPVSFLHHTSWQVDDVDDVGRGAAAMLEADPDRHVWGLGRHHAGSNFFWYLKDPAGNFSEYYSDMDSVIDDQLWTPETLEGAKGLFSWGPPPPPSFLRPDDLAELMTGAHLPG